CGGCTGCAGTTCGTATCTTGCACAGGGGGGGATTGCGGCAGTGGTGCAGGATGATGATAAGTTTGAACTTCATTATAATGATACGTTATATGCCGGTGCAGGAATATGTAACGCAGAAGCTGTAAAAGTACTTGTAAGTGAAGGACCGCAGGATATTCAGAGGCTGATATCTGCCGGGGTTCATTTTGATGCTGATGATAGCGGCCGTTTGCACGCAACAAGGGAAGGCGGACATACAAAAAACAGAATTCTCCACTGCGGAGGAGATTCTACAGGCCGGGAAGTTGAAAAAACACTTTTTTCTCTTGTTGCAACCAAATCAAATGTAACTTTGAAAGAGAATACTTTTTTAGTTGATATTGTTACCCATGAAGGAAAGGCTGCCGGGGTAGTAGTATATGATGAGGGTTATAAATTATATATATCACCCAATGTAGTGATATGCTCGGGTGGGATCGGGCAGGTTTATAAATATACCACCAACCCTGCAGGGGCAACAGGGGATGGAATCGCAGCGGCAATAAGAGCCGGAGCCCGGGTTGAAAATATGGAGTTTGTGCAGTTCCATCCTACCGCTTTATTTCATCAGGGTACAGGTGAGAGATATTTTCTTATTTCCGAAGCGGTTAGAGGGGAAGGGGGAATATTACGGAACCAGAGGGGCGAGCGCTTTATGCCTGCGCGGCATCCTATGGGAGACCTGGCGCCAAGGGACATTGTAGCCAGGGAAATATTCAGGGAAATCAGAAAAAGTAGTATTCCCTATGTTTATTTAGATATCACTTCCAAGTCCCAGCAGTATCTTTCACAGCGTTTTCCAACCATATACAAGGAATGCGAAAGACGGGGGATAGATATGGCCAAGCAGTTTATCCCGGTGTGTCCGGTACAGCACTATTTTATGGGAGGGATCAGGACAGATTTAAATGGAATGAGTAGTATCCCAGGATTATATGCATGCGGGGAAGCTGCATGCACAGGAGTACATGGGGCAAACCGCTTGGCAAGCAACTCATTGCTCGAATGTTTAGTTTTTGGGAGAAGATGTGCAGAGCATATCAACGGTACCCAGCGGGATATGCCGGACTATCCGGTAAACTTTGAAGAAAAGTATGAATATAAAGAAATAAATGTTTCTGACATAAAAGAAAAGATAAAAGATACCATGAATGAAAAGGGAGGTATTATCAGAAATAAAAAAGAGCTTGAGACAGGATTGGAAGTAATAGATGAAATATTACTGCAGCTTCAAAATATATATTTACCTACACAAGAGCACATAGAAATATTTAATATGGCTATAGTAGCACAACATATACTGGCTGCGGCATTGAAGAGAAAAGAATGTATAGGAGCTCATTATAGAGATGATGTTATAAATCATGAGGAGGTTAAAATATGTTAAATATAGGCATGGTAGATGAAATCATTTCAAAAGCGTTGTCTGAAGATATTGGTACAGGAGATATTACCACCGCAAGCACTATACCGAAGGATCAAAAAATAAGTGGGAAATTTATAGCAAAAGAAGCCGGTGTTATATGCGGGCTGGAGGTAGTAAAAAAAGTATTTGAAAAGATAGATGGGGAAATCATTATGATTCCTCATGTAACTGATGGAGAGAGGGTAAATAAAGGGGATTTGATTGCAGAGATAAAAGGCCCGGCGGTAGGTGTTCTGACTGGAGAACGGGTGGCACTTAATTTTCTTCAAAGATTATCCGGGATTTCTACTAAGACTGCACAGTTGCTTGAAGAGGTCAAAGGAACAAAAGCAAAAATTACTGATACAAGAAAGACTACCCCAGGCCTTAGGGTGTTAGAAAAATATGCAGTAAGAGTAGGAGGAGGGGTCAATCACCGGTTTAATCTTTCCGATGGTATATTAATAAAAGATAACCATATCAAGGCTGCCGGAAGCATA
This genomic stretch from Petroclostridium xylanilyticum harbors:
- the nadC gene encoding carboxylating nicotinate-nucleotide diphosphorylase, which codes for MLNIGMVDEIISKALSEDIGTGDITTASTIPKDQKISGKFIAKEAGVICGLEVVKKVFEKIDGEIIMIPHVTDGERVNKGDLIAEIKGPAVGVLTGERVALNFLQRLSGISTKTAQLLEEVKGTKAKITDTRKTTPGLRVLEKYAVRVGGGVNHRFNLSDGILIKDNHIKAAGSITNAIAAARKNAPHTLKIEVEVESMEQIEEALEAGADIIMLDNMGTEEMKKAVARINGRALVEASGNMGEKDLREVADTGVDLISVGALTHTVKAMDISLRFE
- the nadB gene encoding L-aspartate oxidase, with translation MRRFAFYGKIEALEKVYCDVVIIGSGIAGLYTAFNIDGKLSCTVLSKGKIDGCSSYLAQGGIAAVVQDDDKFELHYNDTLYAGAGICNAEAVKVLVSEGPQDIQRLISAGVHFDADDSGRLHATREGGHTKNRILHCGGDSTGREVEKTLFSLVATKSNVTLKENTFLVDIVTHEGKAAGVVVYDEGYKLYISPNVVICSGGIGQVYKYTTNPAGATGDGIAAAIRAGARVENMEFVQFHPTALFHQGTGERYFLISEAVRGEGGILRNQRGERFMPARHPMGDLAPRDIVAREIFREIRKSSIPYVYLDITSKSQQYLSQRFPTIYKECERRGIDMAKQFIPVCPVQHYFMGGIRTDLNGMSSIPGLYACGEAACTGVHGANRLASNSLLECLVFGRRCAEHINGTQRDMPDYPVNFEEKYEYKEINVSDIKEKIKDTMNEKGGIIRNKKELETGLEVIDEILLQLQNIYLPTQEHIEIFNMAIVAQHILAAALKRKECIGAHYRDDVINHEEVKIC